Below is a genomic region from Flavobacterium ginsengisoli.
GTATTGAAGGTGCTTTTGACAAAGACAGTAAAACGAAACAAGCACAAGGATTTTTACCTGCAGGAAAAGGCTGGTATCGTAAAGTATTTACAATTCCTGCAAACTGGAAAAACAAAACGGTTTCAATTGAATTTGACGGTGTTTTTAAGAACAGTGAAGTTTTTATAAATGGGAAATCATTAGGAATGCGTCCGAATGGATATATTTCTTTGGGATATGACTTGACGCAATATTTAAACTTTGGAAAATCAAATACAATTGCCGTAAAAGTCGATAACGATGCACAACCCAATTCAAGATGGTATACGGGTTCTGGGATTTACAGAAATGTACGTTTGGTTGCCAGTGAAAAACTGCATGTAGGGAAGTGGGGAACTTTTGTAACAACGCCAGAAGTTTCAGCAGAAAAATCAAAAATACATCTAGAAGTTACGATTGATAATGATAATGCTGTTGCAAAAGAATTTAAACTGGTTACTTCGATTGTAAATTCAGAAAATAAAGAAGTTGCCAATTTTACATCAACAGAAAAAATTGGTGCTAAAACCTCAGAAAAAAAGATTCATGATTTAAAAGTAAAACAGCCGAAATTGTGGAGTACAGAAAATCCGTATTTGTATAAAGTCATTACAAAGGTTTACGAGAAATCGAAATTGGTTGATAATTATGAAACTCCACTTGGATTTAGATATTTTAATTTTGATTCAGAAAAAGGATTTTCTCTAAATGGTGTTCCAACCAAAATTTATGGCGTTTGCTTGCATCACGATAATGGTGCTTTGGGTGCGGTTGAAAACATTCATGCGGTTAGAAGAAAACTGACTTTAATGAAAGAAATGGGAGCAAATGCTATCAGAATGTCTCATAATCCACATTCTTTAGAAATGATGCAATTGTGCGATGAAATGGGATTTATCGTTCAAGACGAAGCTTTTGACGTTTGGAAAAAGAAAAAAGTTACCAACGATTATCATAAAGATTGGGATGCTTGGCACAAACAGGATTTGGAAGATTTTATCAAAAGAGACCGAAATCATCCATCGGTTATGATGTGGAGTATTGGTAATGAAATTAGAGAACAGTTTGATTCGACAGGAATTGCGATTACGAGAGAATTAGCTAAAATCGTAAAATCATTAGATGTTACTCGTCCTGTAACTTCGGCTTTGACAGAAAATGTAATTGAGAAAAACTTTATTTATCAGTCAGGAGCTTTAGATCTTTTGGGATTCAATTATAAACACGAAGATTATAAAGATTTTCCAACTAAATTTAAAGGACAAAAAATATTGGCTTCAGAAAGTGTTTCGGCTTTAGAAACTCGCGGGCATTATGATTTTCCAGACGGAATTAAAGCTTGGCCAACAAAACACGGCGCTCCTTTTGACGGAAATGCTGATTGGACGGTTTCGGCTTACGATCAGGTGAAATCGTATTGGGGAGCCACGCACGAAGAAAACTGGAAAACTATTAAAAGTCAGGATTTCATGGCGGGAACTTTTATCTGGACAGGATTCGATTATATCGGAGAGCCAGACCCGTATCCATTTCCTGCAAGAAGTTCATATTTCGGAATTGTAGATTTAGCTGGTCTTCCAAAAGATGTGTATTATATGTACCAAAGCGAATGGTCGAATAAAACGGTTCTGCATATTTTACCGCATTGGAACTGGAAAAAAGATCAAGAAGTAGAAGTTTGGGCGTATTACAACAATGCCGATGAAGTAGAATTATTTTTAAATGGAAAGTCGCTAGGAAAGAAAGCAAAACAAAATGATGATCTTCATATCTCTTGGCTTGTGAAATTTGAACCTGGAACTTTAAAAGCGGTTTCAAGAAAGAACGGAAAAATAGTTTTAGAAAAAGAAATCCGCACAGCAGGAGAAGCTTCTAAAATCGATTTAAAAGCTGAAAAAACATCAATTAAAAACGACACTTATGATTTGGTTTATGTAACCGTTTCAATGGTTGACAAAGACGGAAACTTATTGCCAACCGCAATGGATTTAATTAATTTTGAAGTTTCTGGCGGTGGAAAATTAGTTGGTGTTGATAATGGTTATCAGGCCAATTTAGAATCTTTTAAAGCGAATTCTTGTAAGTTGTTTAATGGAAAATGTGTTGTTATTATTCAGTCAAATGGGAAGAAAGAGAATATTCAGTTGAAGGCGAAGGTTGGGAATAGAATTCCGATTTCATTGATTAAAATAAACGTTAATTAATTTTATATGCCGCTCCTTTGGAGCTTTGCTTCTGTAACCGTTGATTATTTTCTATAAATATTGCGCTTCTCCGAAGCTTTGTTTTAGGTAATTAGTCGTTTTCAATATTAGCTCTGGAAGAGCGAAATATTTATAGAAAAGATTAATTCAATATGGAGAAAAAGCTCCGGAGGAGCGAAACAAAAAAATCCGTTTCTAACTAGAATCGGATTTTTTTGTTTTTAATATTATTCGTCATTTTGGCTAAGACATCTTCCAAAACGGCTACAAACAACTTTAGGCTTCGGATGATCTTTGCATTATAATTTTAAAACAATTAAAAATGCAAAAGACAATTTTTATTACAGGAGCTTCAACAGGATTAGGAAAATCTACAGCAAAATTATTTCAAAGTAAAGGATGGCAAGTCATTGCCACGATGCGAAATCCGGAAAAAGAAACAGAATTAAACCAGCTGGAAAACGTCA
It encodes:
- a CDS encoding sugar-binding domain-containing protein — protein: MILKKIIIALTILFSVSVFAQKQARIVEDFNKNWNFKLGDYPEAINANFNTSDWRTLQLPHDWSIEGAFDKDSKTKQAQGFLPAGKGWYRKVFTIPANWKNKTVSIEFDGVFKNSEVFINGKSLGMRPNGYISLGYDLTQYLNFGKSNTIAVKVDNDAQPNSRWYTGSGIYRNVRLVASEKLHVGKWGTFVTTPEVSAEKSKIHLEVTIDNDNAVAKEFKLVTSIVNSENKEVANFTSTEKIGAKTSEKKIHDLKVKQPKLWSTENPYLYKVITKVYEKSKLVDNYETPLGFRYFNFDSEKGFSLNGVPTKIYGVCLHHDNGALGAVENIHAVRRKLTLMKEMGANAIRMSHNPHSLEMMQLCDEMGFIVQDEAFDVWKKKKVTNDYHKDWDAWHKQDLEDFIKRDRNHPSVMMWSIGNEIREQFDSTGIAITRELAKIVKSLDVTRPVTSALTENVIEKNFIYQSGALDLLGFNYKHEDYKDFPTKFKGQKILASESVSALETRGHYDFPDGIKAWPTKHGAPFDGNADWTVSAYDQVKSYWGATHEENWKTIKSQDFMAGTFIWTGFDYIGEPDPYPFPARSSYFGIVDLAGLPKDVYYMYQSEWSNKTVLHILPHWNWKKDQEVEVWAYYNNADEVELFLNGKSLGKKAKQNDDLHISWLVKFEPGTLKAVSRKNGKIVLEKEIRTAGEASKIDLKAEKTSIKNDTYDLVYVTVSMVDKDGNLLPTAMDLINFEVSGGGKLVGVDNGYQANLESFKANSCKLFNGKCVVIIQSNGKKENIQLKAKVGNRIPISLIKINVN